DNA from Fortiea contorta PCC 7126:
TCGTTGATTGGCAAGTTACAAATCGCCTTTTAGCTGTGCCTGGCGTTAGTCAAGTGCTAGTGTATGGCGGTGAAGTGCGCCAGTATCAAGTACTAGTAGACCCGAACAAACTCAGAGGTTTTAATGTATCCTTACAGCAAGTATCTGAGGCAGTACAGGGAGCAAATGTCAATGCTCCTGGTGGATTTTTAATCAGCTCTGACAAGCAAACTCTGATTCGGGGAATTGGCCGAATTGAATCCTTGGATGATTTAAAACAATCTGTAATTGTTGCCCGTCAAGGAACGCCTGTGCGCTTGGGAGATGTTGCCGAAATTCAAATTGGCGGTGCGATTAAGATAGGCGATGGCAGCTTAAATGGCAAAGATGCTGTAGTGGTGATGGTGAATAAACAACCGCTAGCTGATACTCCCACCGTCACCCGTGCGATTGAAGCCGCAATATCTGAGCTAAAAGCAGGTTTACCGAAAGAAATTAAAGTAAATCAAACCTTCCGCCAAGCAGATTATATTGATGCTTCAGTAGAAAATGTTAGATCAGCTTTGGTGGAAGGTAGTATCATTGCAGCCGTTATCCTCATCCCTTTTTTAATGAATTGGCGGACTCTGGGAGTTGTGCTGTTAAATTTTGCCCTGACTTTTATATTTTCATTGCAAATATTATCTTTTTTGGGCTTGGGACTGAATACAATGACTCTGGGAGGATTAGCGATCGCCATTGGTACAGCGATCGATGATGCCATTGTCTATGCAGAAAATGTTTTTCGTTTATTACGACAAAATAAATACTCTCCCAACCCTAGTCCAGTACTAGAAATTGTTTTTGAAGGAGTACAGGAAGTCCAGGAATCTCTGATTGGGGCAACTTTAATTACTATTGTCGTTTTTTCTCCAATATTTGCCCTCGCTGGTGTAGAGGGTCGGATTTTTGGCCCGATGGGTCTTAGTTATCTGGTGGTAGTTATAGTTTCTAGTTTAGAAGCGCTGCTTGTAAGTCCGGCTTTGTGTGCAATCTTACTTCCACACGGAAAAATGCCGTTAAAGGAACCATTAATACCCCGAATTTTCAAGCGGCTGTATTATCCTTGTCTAAATTTTGCTATCCGCAGTCCCATGATCATTATCTCTGTGGCTGTGGCGGGGATGATAGCGGCAATAGTGATTTTTCCAGCTTTGGGACGGGCTTTTTTACCAGAATTTCAAGAATCAACCTTAGTCAATACTTTAGCTCTTTATCCAGGTTCATCTTTAGAAGCTACTAACAGTGCCGCCTTTGTGTTGGAGAATAAACTCAAAGATGATCCCAGGTTAAAATATGTGCAGTTACGGGCAGGACGCGCCCCTAGTGATCCAGATGCAGCACCCGTAAATCTTGGTCATCTCGATATTGGTCTGAGTGACAAAGGAATGGAAAAGCGTAAAGAAACAGTAGAATGGTTGCGGGAAGAATTTAATAAAATACCTGGTGCTGCTGTAAATATTGGTGGATTTATTGCTCACAGAATTGATGAAATATTATCCGGGGTTAGAAGTCAAATTGCTGTAAAAATATTTGGCTCAGACTTAGAAGAACTCCGCCGGATTGGTCAACAAGTTGAAAGTGCAATGTCATCTGTGTCTGGGCTTGTAGATTTACAATTAGAACCGCAAGTTCCTATCAAACAAATTCAAATAAAATTTGACCGTGTTGCCGCATCACGTTATGGTTTAACAGTTGGGCAACTATCTGAACTTGTCGAAACTGCACTTAATGGCAAAGTAGTATCGCAAGTTTTGGACAAGCAACAAAGTTTTGATTTAATTGTCTGGTTACAGTCAGAATACCGGAATAATTTACAAACAATTGAAAATTTGTTAGTTGATACTCCTTCCCAAGGTGGAAATGAAGGAGGAAATAAAATTCCTTTAGCTAACGTGGCTAAAGTTACCTATGGCACTGGCCCAAATACCATTAACAGGCAAAATGTCTCCCGTCTAATTGTAGTATCTGCTAATGCTCAGGGCAAAGATTTGCGATCGGTAGTCAATGAAATTCAAAACAAAGTCAAGGCACAAGTGCAATTGCCCTCTGGTTACTTTATTCAGTATGGCGGTCAATTTGAAGCCGAAGAAAGAGCCTCACAAAATATTTTAATTTTCAGTGCTATTTCCTTCGTAGTGATTACGGTATTAATGTATCTTTCTGTCAAATCCATTGCTTCTACAGCAATGATTATGATTAACTTGCCCATCGCTCTAGTCGGAGGTGTAATTGCTGTGGCACTAACAGGGGGCGTTGTTTCAGTCGCTTCCTTGGTAGGTTTTGTGACTTTATTTGGTGTAGCTACTCGCAACGGACTACTTTTAGTAGACAATTACACTACTAAATTTTCTAGCGGAATGTCGTTAAAAGAAATCCTTATAGCCGGGTCAATGGAAAGACTAAATGCTATTTTGATGACATCTTTTACATCCGCTTTGGGATTAGTACCGTTAGTAATTGCATCGGGGCCAGGTAAGGAAGTTTTGCAGCCACTTTCGATAGTGGTTTTAGGTGGTTTGTTTACTTCTACAGCGTTAACCTTGCTGGTTTTACCTGCTTTGTACTCGAAGTTTGGTAGGTTTTTATTACCTAAGCGAAGTGCGGCTGTTGAGGAAAACGGGAAGGTAGCTGGGGTGGTTTTGGAGAATTAATTAGCATCACTAAGTTAAGCGCAGATGGGACAGTAATTTTGCTAAAGTACAGCCAGTGAATTCTTTACTGGCTGATAATATAAAAAGTAATTTATAGGTACATATAAAGTTCCAATAATGGGCATCGCTGATCCAATAAAATAC
Protein-coding regions in this window:
- a CDS encoding efflux RND transporter permease subunit; translated protein: MISTVAKWVISRRWLIVIGALISTIIILFNTIPQMPLDVFPNFAPPQVEIETEAPGLAPEEIESLVTLPIESSINGTPGISAVRSSSSAGLSVVRVVFGWGTDIYQARQLVQERLQQAVSKLPQGIETPRLAPISSPIGTVLKYAFTVEEEGPKGETSIQKPTSKIDLMEVRRIVDWQVTNRLLAVPGVSQVLVYGGEVRQYQVLVDPNKLRGFNVSLQQVSEAVQGANVNAPGGFLISSDKQTLIRGIGRIESLDDLKQSVIVARQGTPVRLGDVAEIQIGGAIKIGDGSLNGKDAVVVMVNKQPLADTPTVTRAIEAAISELKAGLPKEIKVNQTFRQADYIDASVENVRSALVEGSIIAAVILIPFLMNWRTLGVVLLNFALTFIFSLQILSFLGLGLNTMTLGGLAIAIGTAIDDAIVYAENVFRLLRQNKYSPNPSPVLEIVFEGVQEVQESLIGATLITIVVFSPIFALAGVEGRIFGPMGLSYLVVVIVSSLEALLVSPALCAILLPHGKMPLKEPLIPRIFKRLYYPCLNFAIRSPMIIISVAVAGMIAAIVIFPALGRAFLPEFQESTLVNTLALYPGSSLEATNSAAFVLENKLKDDPRLKYVQLRAGRAPSDPDAAPVNLGHLDIGLSDKGMEKRKETVEWLREEFNKIPGAAVNIGGFIAHRIDEILSGVRSQIAVKIFGSDLEELRRIGQQVESAMSSVSGLVDLQLEPQVPIKQIQIKFDRVAASRYGLTVGQLSELVETALNGKVVSQVLDKQQSFDLIVWLQSEYRNNLQTIENLLVDTPSQGGNEGGNKIPLANVAKVTYGTGPNTINRQNVSRLIVVSANAQGKDLRSVVNEIQNKVKAQVQLPSGYFIQYGGQFEAEERASQNILIFSAISFVVITVLMYLSVKSIASTAMIMINLPIALVGGVIAVALTGGVVSVASLVGFVTLFGVATRNGLLLVDNYTTKFSSGMSLKEILIAGSMERLNAILMTSFTSALGLVPLVIASGPGKEVLQPLSIVVLGGLFTSTALTLLVLPALYSKFGRFLLPKRSAAVEENGKVAGVVLEN